The Saccharopolyspora gloriosae genome has a segment encoding these proteins:
- a CDS encoding FAD-binding oxidoreductase translates to MRAAGALRRAPGGGGPLWGGTSVVGGVEPERGGFGSVVALDLRRLDGLLEVDAESQTATLQAGLRGPEAEELLAGRGFTLGHFPQSFEHASIGGFAATRSSGQASAGYGRFDGMVVRLRVATPSGELDLGRAPASAAGPDLRQLFLGSEGALGIITEVTVRVHPKPREVEAEAWSFPDFATGTKALRLLAQDGALPTVARLSDEAETMINLATARDVGGGEQSGGCLLITRYEGGRIAVRERTRELLAEAGGASLGAGPAEKWDHGRYHGPYLRDALLDVNALVETLETASTWSRLEETRNAVRDSLTESLQAQGTAPLVMCHISHVYPTGASLYFTVACGRGEDPVAQWHEAKRAAGDAISRSGATITHHHAVGLDHREWLTDEIGELGVAVLRAVKSTVDPSGVLNPGKLIP, encoded by the coding sequence GTGCGAGCTGCTGGCGCGCTGCGCCGAGCACCGGGTGGCGGTGGTCCCCTTTGGGGTGGGACCAGCGTCGTCGGCGGTGTCGAGCCGGAGCGCGGCGGTTTCGGCTCGGTCGTCGCGCTGGACCTGCGGCGGCTGGACGGGCTGCTCGAAGTGGACGCCGAGTCGCAGACCGCGACCTTGCAGGCCGGGCTGCGCGGCCCGGAGGCCGAGGAACTGCTGGCCGGGCGCGGTTTCACCCTGGGGCATTTCCCGCAGAGCTTCGAGCACGCCAGCATCGGTGGCTTCGCGGCGACCCGTTCGTCGGGGCAGGCCTCGGCCGGGTACGGCCGGTTCGACGGCATGGTGGTGCGGCTGCGGGTGGCGACCCCGAGCGGTGAGCTCGACCTGGGCCGGGCGCCCGCGTCGGCGGCCGGACCGGACCTGCGGCAGCTCTTCCTCGGTTCGGAGGGTGCGCTCGGGATCATCACCGAGGTGACCGTGCGGGTGCATCCGAAGCCGCGGGAGGTGGAGGCCGAAGCGTGGTCGTTCCCGGACTTCGCCACGGGCACGAAGGCGCTGCGCCTGCTGGCGCAGGACGGCGCGCTGCCCACCGTCGCCCGGCTCTCCGACGAAGCGGAGACGATGATCAACCTCGCCACCGCCCGCGACGTCGGCGGCGGGGAGCAGTCCGGCGGCTGCCTGCTGATCACGCGCTACGAAGGCGGCCGGATCGCGGTGCGCGAGCGGACGCGGGAGCTGCTGGCCGAGGCGGGCGGGGCCTCGCTGGGCGCTGGTCCGGCGGAGAAGTGGGACCACGGCCGCTACCACGGCCCGTACCTGCGCGACGCGCTGCTGGACGTCAACGCGCTGGTGGAGACGTTGGAGACCGCGAGCACCTGGTCCCGGCTGGAGGAGACCCGCAACGCGGTGCGGGACTCGCTCACCGAGTCGCTGCAGGCGCAGGGCACTGCGCCGCTGGTCATGTGCCACATCTCGCACGTGTACCCGACGGGCGCGTCGCTGTACTTCACGGTGGCCTGCGGGCGCGGCGAGGATCCGGTGGCGCAGTGGCATGAGGCGAAGCGGGCGGCGGGCGACGCCATCAGCCGTTCCGGCGCCACCATCACCCACCACCACGCCGTGGGCCTGGATCACCGCGAGTGGCTGACCGATGAGATCGGCGAGCTCGGCGTGGCGGTGCTGCGCGCCGTCAAGTCCACTGTGGACCCGTCGGGAGTGCTCAACCCCGGCAAGCTGATCCCGTGA
- a CDS encoding nitroreductase family deazaflavin-dependent oxidoreductase — protein MSDPTGTTAIGRYGAALLRNRALMRAPIWLYRARLGFLFGSRLLMLEHLGRKSGAVRRVVLEVIGHPAPDVYVIASGFGSQAQWYRNLMANPQVRVSVAGHHSSPATARRLPTGEADAALTAYARKHPRAWAKFKNVLENTLGTAISEQDTALPVLELRLDTTSPTPR, from the coding sequence ATGTCCGACCCCACCGGGACGACCGCGATCGGCCGATACGGTGCGGCGCTGCTCAGGAACCGGGCGTTGATGCGCGCGCCGATCTGGCTTTATCGCGCACGCCTCGGATTCCTGTTCGGTTCGCGGTTGCTCATGCTGGAGCACCTCGGCCGCAAATCCGGTGCCGTGCGCCGCGTCGTGCTGGAGGTCATCGGCCATCCCGCACCGGACGTTTACGTCATCGCGTCCGGGTTCGGCTCGCAGGCCCAGTGGTACCGCAACCTGATGGCGAACCCGCAGGTCCGCGTCTCGGTCGCCGGTCACCACTCCTCCCCCGCCACCGCCCGGCGGCTGCCGACGGGCGAGGCCGACGCCGCGCTCACGGCCTACGCGCGCAAGCACCCTCGGGCATGGGCGAAGTTCAAGAACGTCCTGGAGAACACGCTCGGCACGGCGATCAGCGAGCAGGACACCGCACTACCGGTACTCGAACTCCGCCTCGACACGACGAGCCCGACGCCGCGCTGA
- a CDS encoding diacylglycerol kinase → MITEFSLLVNPKAGQGRTAAAAVRAVRYLRGSGVSTTVLIGRDEADSLALAHRAVAAGTGALVACGGDGIVNVALQAVAGTDTPFGVIPAGTGNDHARMLGIPRHDPVAAARVVRDGAVRPIDLGRVGDRWFGTAFAGGFDALVTERTNRLKWPRGKLRYNLAVLVELAALRPLDYVLELDGRTVPTQAILVAVGNGQTYGGGMRICPDAVPDDGLFDVTVIGSARRDQIVRLLPTIYPGTHVEHAQVTTYRASRVRLSTPGVTGYADGERFQELPVTCECVPLAANALVPA, encoded by the coding sequence GTGATCACCGAGTTTTCGCTGCTGGTCAACCCGAAGGCGGGGCAGGGGCGCACCGCGGCGGCCGCGGTGCGCGCCGTGCGGTACCTGCGCGGGTCCGGGGTGTCGACAACCGTCCTGATCGGCCGCGACGAAGCGGATTCGCTGGCGCTCGCGCATCGGGCCGTCGCGGCGGGAACCGGCGCGCTGGTGGCCTGCGGCGGCGACGGGATCGTCAACGTCGCGCTGCAAGCGGTCGCCGGAACGGACACCCCGTTCGGCGTCATCCCGGCGGGAACGGGCAACGATCACGCCAGGATGCTCGGGATTCCGCGACACGATCCGGTCGCCGCAGCTCGCGTCGTGCGCGACGGGGCAGTGCGCCCGATCGACCTCGGCCGGGTGGGCGACCGCTGGTTCGGCACGGCGTTCGCCGGTGGGTTCGACGCCCTGGTGACCGAGCGGACGAACCGGCTGAAGTGGCCGCGCGGCAAGCTGCGCTACAACCTCGCGGTGCTCGTCGAGCTGGCGGCGCTGCGCCCGCTGGACTACGTCCTCGAACTGGACGGCCGAACGGTCCCGACGCAGGCGATCCTGGTCGCGGTCGGCAACGGCCAGACCTACGGCGGAGGGATGCGGATCTGCCCGGACGCGGTGCCCGATGACGGCCTGTTCGACGTCACCGTCATCGGATCAGCCCGGCGGGACCAGATCGTGCGCCTGCTGCCCACGATCTACCCCGGGACGCACGTCGAGCACGCGCAGGTGACGACGTACCGGGCGAGCCGGGTCCGCCTGTCCACACCGGGCGTCACAGGGTACGCCGACGGCGAGCGCTTTCAGGAGCTGCCGGTGACGTGCGAGTGCGTTCCGCTCGCCGCCAACGCGCTGGTTCCGGCCTAG
- a CDS encoding lasso peptide biosynthesis B2 protein → MSTPVSLASRDPLPWYQGLRVKPIIAVAHLIGRMRPRRIRQVLRLCARNARPAGRAEAERARKLVVAASIRCAGDGCVPRSIATALLCRTRGTWPTWQSGVRTNPFLAHAWVEVDGHPVDEPATTLGVHPLITVPPGAGRLRNVQTAQRLSRGNHDDPPRGSPERPVPKG, encoded by the coding sequence ATGAGCACACCGGTCTCGTTGGCATCCCGCGATCCCCTGCCGTGGTACCAGGGTCTGCGGGTGAAGCCGATCATCGCGGTCGCTCACCTGATCGGCCGGATGCGGCCACGGCGGATTCGCCAGGTCCTCCGGCTTTGCGCGAGAAACGCTCGTCCTGCCGGGCGTGCGGAAGCCGAACGGGCTCGAAAGCTGGTCGTGGCCGCGAGCATCCGGTGCGCGGGAGATGGGTGCGTACCGCGTTCGATCGCGACCGCACTGCTGTGCCGGACCAGGGGAACGTGGCCGACGTGGCAGAGCGGTGTGCGCACCAATCCCTTTCTCGCCCACGCTTGGGTCGAAGTCGACGGCCACCCGGTCGACGAACCGGCGACCACCCTGGGCGTGCACCCCTTGATCACGGTACCGCCGGGTGCGGGACGGCTGCGGAACGTGCAGACGGCGCAACGGCTTTCCCGAGGAAATCACGACGATCCGCCGCGCGGATCGCCGGAACGACCAGTGCCGAAGGGCTGA
- a CDS encoding SAM-dependent methyltransferase, with translation MTDGNSRPDADLRTDRAHGARIYDYILGGKDNYAVDRAAGEAGLQVWPALGVHMRANRTFMHRAGRFLAQECGVRQFLDIGTGIPTSPNLHEIVQEAAPETRVVYTDNDPIVLAHARALMTSAERGRTAYPQSDMRDPEALLSAPEVLETLDLDRPVGLMLIGIVHFIEDDEEALAVVRRIIDAMPSGSYVAATVATDDFAPELLAKVADTYHEHGETLRFRSKADSERFFDGLELVAPGLVQMHKWRPDDDEHLALDEADIAMYGGIGRKP, from the coding sequence ATGACGGACGGGAACTCGCGCCCGGATGCGGACCTGCGCACGGATCGCGCGCACGGTGCGCGGATCTACGACTACATCCTCGGCGGCAAGGACAACTACGCCGTCGATCGGGCCGCGGGCGAGGCCGGCCTGCAAGTCTGGCCGGCGCTGGGCGTGCACATGCGGGCGAACCGGACGTTCATGCACCGAGCAGGCCGTTTCCTTGCGCAGGAGTGCGGCGTCCGCCAGTTCCTCGACATCGGCACCGGCATCCCCACCTCGCCCAACCTGCACGAGATCGTGCAGGAGGCGGCGCCCGAAACGAGGGTCGTCTACACCGACAACGACCCCATCGTGCTGGCGCACGCCCGTGCGCTGATGACCAGCGCGGAGCGCGGGCGCACCGCCTACCCCCAGTCGGACATGCGCGATCCCGAGGCGCTGCTGTCCGCCCCGGAGGTGCTCGAGACGCTCGACCTGGATCGTCCGGTCGGCCTGATGCTCATCGGGATAGTGCACTTCATCGAGGACGACGAGGAGGCGCTGGCGGTGGTGCGCCGGATCATCGACGCCATGCCGTCGGGAAGCTACGTGGCGGCGACGGTCGCGACCGACGACTTCGCTCCGGAGCTGCTGGCCAAGGTCGCCGACACCTACCACGAACACGGCGAGACCCTGCGATTTCGGAGCAAGGCCGATTCGGAGCGGTTCTTCGACGGCCTGGAGTTGGTCGCCCCGGGCCTCGTCCAGATGCACAAGTGGCGCCCGGACGACGACGAGCACCTGGCGCTGGACGAGGCGGACATCGCGATGTACGGCGGAATCGGCCGCAAGCCCTGA
- a CDS encoding lasso RiPP family leader peptide-containing protein: MDPSKEMETSIGVNDQRMAYEPPMLSNIGDYSELTTGCGFNFFEAPAQHSNCSNW; encoded by the coding sequence ATGGATCCCAGCAAAGAAATGGAAACGAGTATCGGTGTGAACGATCAGCGGATGGCCTACGAGCCGCCCATGCTGTCGAACATCGGCGATTACTCCGAGCTGACGACCGGCTGTGGTTTCAACTTCTTCGAAGCCCCGGCCCAGCACAGCAATTGCAGCAATTGGTGA
- a CDS encoding lasso peptide biosynthesis PqqD family chaperone has translation MSLELRNHVTTADADDGVALLDEISGQYWQLNGSGAQVLRLMLDGATQQDAVDLLTSRYRVTRERADEDVTLLIASLQEAGLAQ, from the coding sequence ATGTCTCTGGAACTTCGAAACCACGTCACCACCGCGGACGCTGACGACGGTGTCGCGTTGCTCGACGAAATCTCGGGCCAGTACTGGCAGTTGAACGGGTCGGGTGCCCAGGTCCTGCGGTTGATGCTCGACGGAGCGACGCAACAGGACGCCGTAGACCTGCTCACGAGCCGATATCGGGTGACGCGGGAACGAGCGGACGAGGACGTCACCTTGCTCATCGCCTCCCTCCAAGAGGCGGGGCTGGCCCAGTAG
- a CDS encoding asparagine synthase-related protein, whose protein sequence is MQGSVSGFRRIFYADFGGVAVGCSHSDVLAELSDATVDEEVLAANLMAPAVPYPVADRSVWSGIRSVPEDCCLEMDGVGRPRLRRRWIPPEPVLTLEEGAPRLAEALKDAVAVRTQGGGVVSADLSGGMDSTSVCFLADQGPAKLVTFTRLSADTANDDESWAKQAAAQLDCEDHLFAHPDDLPGFHADLLHAGEGMDEPVLSGRVRGEYQKAAGWFRAEGSRVHMSGEGGDQILQARPSYMHTTIRRFPIAGLRHVRGNLAQNRWGWMSTLGALADNRSFGRWLSDSAADLSPKPLFSKSAQIGWQAPAQLPPWATPAAVDTVSRLMRREAVNAPPLAPDRGQHSVLGSIRGGARLDRHLCELTASQGVPTSFPFYDDKVIEAALAVRLHERTDPAKYKPLLVGAMGGTVPDGLLGRSTKGEYSTDLRQGLLARRDELGSLLDRPVLAELGLIDADLFRSACFGLYPPRLSLVALESTLLLECWVRSHVGRQGPPELVPVRGSEKRP, encoded by the coding sequence GTGCAAGGTTCCGTTTCCGGATTCCGCAGGATCTTCTACGCGGATTTCGGCGGAGTGGCCGTGGGGTGCTCCCATTCCGACGTGCTGGCCGAACTCTCGGACGCAACGGTGGACGAGGAGGTGCTGGCGGCGAATTTGATGGCGCCCGCAGTTCCTTACCCGGTGGCCGATCGCTCCGTGTGGAGCGGCATCCGGAGCGTGCCCGAGGACTGCTGCCTCGAGATGGACGGAGTCGGCCGGCCCCGGCTGAGGCGGCGGTGGATTCCTCCCGAACCTGTGCTGACGCTGGAAGAGGGTGCGCCCCGGCTGGCTGAAGCGCTCAAGGATGCCGTCGCCGTCCGAACTCAGGGCGGCGGAGTGGTGAGCGCGGATCTGTCCGGCGGCATGGATTCGACATCGGTGTGCTTCCTCGCCGATCAAGGCCCGGCGAAGTTGGTGACCTTCACCCGCCTGAGCGCCGACACGGCGAACGACGACGAAAGCTGGGCGAAACAAGCAGCGGCCCAGCTCGATTGCGAAGATCACCTGTTCGCTCATCCGGACGACTTGCCCGGATTTCACGCGGACCTCCTGCACGCCGGCGAAGGCATGGACGAACCGGTGCTGAGCGGGCGTGTGCGCGGCGAGTACCAGAAGGCGGCCGGATGGTTCAGGGCCGAAGGGTCGCGTGTGCACATGTCGGGAGAAGGCGGCGACCAGATCCTGCAGGCACGCCCTTCCTACATGCACACGACCATTCGCCGCTTCCCCATCGCGGGGCTGCGACACGTGCGGGGAAATCTCGCGCAGAACCGGTGGGGATGGATGTCCACGCTGGGCGCGTTGGCGGACAACCGGAGCTTCGGTCGCTGGCTGTCGGACTCGGCGGCCGACCTGTCCCCGAAACCGCTGTTCTCGAAGAGCGCGCAGATCGGCTGGCAAGCACCGGCACAACTACCCCCGTGGGCCACGCCCGCCGCTGTCGACACCGTGTCGCGCCTGATGCGACGTGAGGCCGTCAACGCTCCGCCGCTGGCCCCGGACCGGGGGCAGCACAGCGTGCTGGGGTCCATCCGAGGCGGAGCCCGGCTGGACCGGCATTTGTGCGAACTCACCGCATCGCAGGGGGTACCGACCAGTTTCCCCTTCTACGACGACAAAGTCATCGAAGCGGCGTTGGCGGTACGGCTGCACGAACGTACCGACCCCGCCAAGTACAAGCCGCTGCTCGTCGGCGCGATGGGCGGAACGGTCCCGGACGGCTTGCTCGGCCGCAGCACCAAAGGCGAGTACAGCACCGATTTGCGGCAAGGTCTGCTGGCTCGTCGGGACGAACTCGGCTCGCTGCTGGATCGTCCCGTCCTGGCCGAACTGGGGTTGATCGACGCGGACCTGTTTCGCAGCGCTTGCTTCGGCCTGTATCCGCCTCGCCTGTCCCTCGTCGCCCTGGAATCCACGTTGCTCCTGGAGTGCTGGGTGCGTTCGCACGTCGGGAGGCAAGGTCCTCCCGAACTCGTCCCCGTTCGAGGATCGGAGAAGCGCCCATGA
- a CDS encoding DNA alkylation repair protein, with product MPFADELIGAHTVRELTSALRVVLPSAPLSAVRAAGSALPPLALRERSDLLRDALLADLPDGYEEFASTVRTARDRAPTFTGWLIWPVTSAVAAKAIEDGGAAAFQDVLALLAELTDRLSSEFALRSLLNHDLGRALGTISGWTASDDEHVRRLASEGTRPYLPWAVRIPAVLADPSSTLPILADLYRDDSEYVRRSVANHLNDLSRVDPGLAVVTAAKWLAAPDANTDRVVRHGLRTLVKRGHPEALRLLGFAPARVDVTGPDLAATTVSIGEVLTFTAAVHNPEPEPARLAIDYLVHHRKADGSQTAKTFKLTTRTLAPGETVELTRAHPFRVLTTRRYHPGPHGIELQVNGVRSGRTDFTLLPEGGPA from the coding sequence ATGCCCTTCGCCGACGAACTGATCGGCGCGCACACCGTCCGAGAGCTCACCTCGGCGCTGCGAGTGGTCCTGCCGTCCGCGCCGCTGTCCGCGGTGCGCGCGGCGGGTTCGGCGCTGCCGCCGCTGGCGTTGCGGGAGCGCAGCGATCTCCTCCGGGACGCGCTGCTGGCGGATCTGCCCGACGGCTACGAGGAATTCGCGAGCACCGTGCGCACCGCGCGAGACCGCGCGCCGACGTTCACGGGTTGGCTGATCTGGCCGGTGACCAGCGCGGTCGCGGCCAAGGCGATCGAGGACGGCGGTGCGGCGGCGTTCCAGGACGTGTTGGCGCTGCTGGCCGAACTGACCGACCGGCTCAGCTCGGAGTTCGCGCTGCGTTCCTTGCTCAACCACGACCTCGGCCGAGCACTGGGGACGATCTCCGGTTGGACGGCCTCGGACGACGAGCACGTGCGGCGGCTGGCCTCGGAGGGAACCCGCCCGTATCTGCCGTGGGCGGTGCGGATTCCGGCGGTCCTCGCCGATCCTTCGTCGACGCTGCCGATCCTGGCGGATCTGTACCGGGACGACAGCGAGTACGTGCGGCGTTCGGTCGCCAACCACCTCAACGACCTGAGCCGGGTGGACCCCGGCCTCGCTGTGGTGACCGCCGCGAAGTGGCTCGCCGCCCCCGATGCCAACACCGATCGCGTGGTGCGGCACGGTCTGCGGACCCTGGTGAAGCGCGGGCATCCGGAAGCGTTGCGGCTGCTGGGTTTCGCGCCTGCCCGCGTCGACGTGACCGGGCCGGACCTGGCCGCGACGACGGTGTCGATCGGCGAGGTCCTGACGTTCACGGCGGCGGTGCACAACCCGGAGCCCGAACCGGCGCGATTGGCGATCGACTACCTCGTGCACCACCGCAAGGCCGACGGGAGCCAGACGGCGAAGACCTTCAAGCTGACCACCAGGACCCTGGCTCCCGGTGAAACGGTGGAGCTGACCCGCGCGCACCCCTTCCGCGTGCTCACGACGCGGCGCTACCACCCCGGACCGCACGGAATCGAACTGCAGGTCAACGGCGTCCGCTCCGGACGAACCGACTTCACCCTCCTGCCCGAGGGCGGACCGGCCTGA
- a CDS encoding glycerol-3-phosphate dehydrogenase/oxidase — protein sequence MTSLNAARRTRDLTELAAGGQVDVLVVGGGVTGAGVALDAASRGLSVVLAEKHDLAFGTSRWSSKLVHGGLRYLASGNVGIAYESAVERRILMERTAPHLIRPLPQLVPLVSGVGAKQAALVAAGFLAGDLLRRGSGTSGSVLPAPRRVSRVETRRMVPSVRQDRLRGGLLSWEGRLVDDARLVVGIARTAAAHGARILTRCAAEQVTGDGAVLRDRLTGEAIDVRARKVINAAGVWAGEVAPGLRLRPSRGTHLVVSDAVFGGLDAGLTVPVPGTTNRFVFALPAGHGRVYIGLTDEEQDGPIPEVPKASADEVSFLLNTVNSVLARPIREDDVLGTYSGLRPLLDAGDGQSSDLSREHAVLTGDNGVISVVGGKLTTYRKMAQDAVDATALTDRPCRTRKLPLLGAAKAAHLSTVDAPHRLISRYGTEAATVIAEADDPRLLEPIDGLDITPAELRFAVRHEGALDVSDLLDRRTRLGLVAADRDRATDAAEEALRAG from the coding sequence ATGACCTCGCTGAACGCCGCCCGGCGCACCAGGGACCTGACCGAACTGGCCGCTGGCGGTCAAGTCGACGTGCTCGTCGTCGGAGGCGGCGTGACCGGCGCGGGCGTCGCGCTGGACGCCGCGTCGCGCGGGCTGAGCGTGGTGCTGGCCGAGAAGCACGATCTGGCCTTCGGCACCAGCCGGTGGAGTTCGAAGCTGGTGCACGGCGGACTGCGCTACCTGGCCTCCGGCAACGTCGGGATCGCCTACGAGAGCGCCGTCGAACGCCGCATCCTGATGGAACGCACCGCCCCGCACCTGATCCGCCCGCTCCCCCAGCTCGTGCCGCTGGTCTCGGGCGTCGGGGCGAAGCAGGCGGCGCTGGTGGCCGCCGGATTCCTCGCCGGTGACCTGTTGCGCCGCGGCTCCGGGACGTCCGGGTCCGTGCTGCCCGCGCCGCGCCGGGTGTCCCGCGTCGAGACGCGGCGGATGGTGCCCTCGGTCCGGCAGGACCGGCTGCGCGGTGGGCTGCTGTCCTGGGAGGGCCGGCTCGTCGACGACGCGCGGCTGGTCGTCGGGATCGCGCGGACGGCCGCGGCGCACGGGGCGCGGATCTTGACGCGCTGCGCGGCCGAGCAGGTCACCGGCGACGGCGCCGTACTGCGGGATCGGCTCACCGGTGAGGCGATCGACGTACGCGCCCGGAAGGTGATCAACGCGGCCGGGGTGTGGGCCGGGGAGGTGGCGCCCGGACTGCGGTTGCGGCCGAGCCGGGGCACCCACCTGGTCGTGTCCGACGCGGTGTTCGGCGGGCTGGACGCGGGGCTCACGGTGCCGGTTCCCGGCACCACCAACCGGTTCGTGTTCGCGCTGCCCGCCGGGCACGGCAGGGTCTACATCGGACTCACCGACGAGGAGCAGGACGGTCCGATCCCGGAGGTGCCGAAGGCTTCGGCCGACGAGGTCTCCTTCCTGCTCAACACCGTCAACTCCGTGCTGGCGCGGCCGATCCGCGAGGACGACGTGCTCGGCACGTACTCCGGACTGCGCCCGCTGCTGGACGCCGGCGACGGGCAGAGCTCCGACCTGTCCCGCGAACACGCGGTACTCACCGGGGACAACGGCGTGATCAGCGTCGTGGGCGGGAAGCTGACGACCTACCGCAAGATGGCGCAGGACGCCGTGGACGCCACCGCGCTGACCGATCGGCCGTGCCGCACGCGGAAGCTGCCGCTGCTCGGCGCGGCGAAGGCCGCACATCTGTCCACTGTGGATGCACCGCATCGCTTGATCTCCCGCTACGGAACGGAAGCGGCGACCGTCATCGCCGAGGCCGACGACCCGCGGCTGCTCGAACCGATCGACGGGCTCGACATCACCCCGGCCGAGCTGCGCTTCGCCGTCCGGCACGAAGGCGCCCTCGACGTGTCCGACCTGCTCGACCGCCGCACCCGCCTCGGCCTGGTCGCAGCGGACCGCGACCGCGCCACCGATGCCGCCGAGGAGGCCCTGCGAGCGGGCTGA